One window of the Mytilus galloprovincialis chromosome 14, xbMytGall1.hap1.1, whole genome shotgun sequence genome contains the following:
- the LOC143058690 gene encoding zinc finger BED domain-containing protein 4-like — protein MSALKHFVFPDHAPNSGTVKAKCKYCPTYISGNAKTTSNFVTHLKRKHRDIFIQSKSEDGTQISQTNISNFTKSTSVSKYSANDASQMQITDALVSFVAGNLTPLSVVESPEFKTFVESLNPKYQLPSRKHLSTKLLHQKASNIQSNIKEKLRSAESVCLTIDLWSNRQMKGFLGITGHFILDWCMKSIMVSCKRFKGKHCAENIRQEYEEAVACYNIADKITSIITDNASNMTKAFDFSLPGYTCNNEEKNSKSDSEDENDESELEPINIDFPEDDLPKHGRCYAHTLQLVVRDGLKDASPHLKTVISKASNIVRYVRKSINASDILEGEKRLQADNATRWNSQITMIRSVLEVSEEKLNKLDTIKLTGYERKLLQELCLVLKPFEDATIMVQKEINVSGSLAVPVTLGLEHKLAELSTTYNNKMVSTLMSSMTKRLSCFKSEDVYLISAILDPRFKLRWSKDPVAMEEKLLTYARKQKVDCENYSDESSPPRKMSKSDDTGLFSFMTPTKGRKKHISGDIVKMEISQYLLEPCDDACDPLKYWNDHTEIYPILTKLAKTYLTIPATSAPVERLFSVAGKFFRPDRCRLSDSTFQMLMMIKCNEKFAIA, from the exons atgtctGCTTTGAAACACTTTGTGTTTCCCGATCATGCACCAAATTCTGGGACTGTGAAGGCAAAGTGCAAATATTGTCCAACATACATCTCTGGCAATGCCAAAACAACATCAAACTTTGTGACACATTTAAAG aGAAAGCACAGAGACATTTTCATTCAAAGTAAATCTGAGGATGGTACACAAATATCGCAAACAAATATAAGCAACTTTACAAAATCTACATCAGTTTCAAAATACTCTGCCAATGATGCTTCTCAAATGCAGATTacagatgctttggtttcatttGTAGCTGGAAATTTAACACCACTCTCAGTTGTAGAGAGTCCTGAATTCAAGACCTTTGTCGAATCATTGAATCCGAAATATCAACTTCCTAGCAGGAAACATCTTTCTACCAAACTATTACATCAGAAAGCAAGCAATATTCAATCAAATATAAAGGAAAAATTACGCTCAGCAGAAAGTGTGTGTCTGACTATCGATTTATGGTCTAATCGTCAGATGAAGGGATTCTTAGGAATCACAGGTCATTTCATACTTGATTGGTGCATGAAGTCTATCATGGTATCTTGTAAACGTTTTAAGGGGAAACACTGTGCTGAGAATATACGCCAGGAATATGAAGAGGCAGTTGCTTGTTACAATATTGCAGACAAAATTACAAGCATTATAACTGACAATGCTTCAAACATGACCAAAGCATTTGACTTCAGTCTCCCgggatatacatgtaataatgaggaaaaaaattctaaatcagACAGTGAAGATGAAAATGACGAATCTGAATTGGAACCTATTAATATTGACTTTCCTGAAGATGATTTACCAAAACATGGAAGATGTTATGCTCATACCCTACAACTGGTGGTAAGAGATGGATTAAAGGATGCTAGTCCACATTTAAAAACAGTTATCAGTAAAGCATCAAATATTGTAAGATATGTGCGAAAGTCCATAAATGCATCTGACATCCTAGAAGGGGAGAAAAGGCTACAAGCTGACAACGCAACACGGTGGAATTCACAAATAACTATGATTCGCTCTGTTCTTGAAGTGTCTGAAGAAAAGTTGAATAAACTAGATACAATTAAACTCACTGGATATGAGCGTAAACTATTACAAGAACTATGCTTAGTGCTTAAGCCTTTTGAGGATGCCACAATAATGGTACAAAAGGAAATTAATGTGTCAGGAAGTTTAGCTGTTCCAGTTACACTAGGACTTGAACACAAACTTGCAGAACTGTCTACCACATACAACAACAAAATGGTTTCAACACTGATGTCCTCAATGACAAAACGACTATCATGCTTTAAATCTGAAGATGTATATCTGATTTCAGCAATATTGGATCCTAGGTTCAAACTAAGATGGTCAAAAGATCCAGTTGCAATGGAGGAGAAGCTTCTAACATATGCAAGGAAGCAAAAAGTTGATTGTGAAAATTACAGTGATGAAAGTTCTCCCCCAAGGAAGATGTCCAAATCTGATGACACAGGATTGTTCAGTTTCATGACACCAACAAAGGGGAGGAAAAAGCATATCTCAGGTGATATTGTTAAAATGGAAATTTCGCAATACCTTCTTGAGCCATGTGATGATGCATGTGATCCATTAAAGTACTGGAATGACCATACTGAGATATACCCAATACTGACAAAACTTGCAAAGACTTATCTCACAATTCCTGCTACTTCTGCTCCAGTTGAACGACTTTTTAGTGTTGCTGGAAAATTCTTTAGGCCAGATAGATGCAGACTTAGTGATTCAACCTTTCAAATGCTGATGATGATAAAATGCAATGAAAAATTTGCAATTGCATAA